Part of the Vespula pensylvanica isolate Volc-1 chromosome 23, ASM1446617v1, whole genome shotgun sequence genome is shown below.
TTGttgtcttttcttcgttttatctaATAACATTGGCAGCGTCATAGTCCTCTACTTTATATCCGAGAAAAGCACGAATCGATAATGCAAATATTCACGTAATCATTCTCGTTCGTGTTAACTACCTTCTATCCTCTTAGTCGCggacaaatgaaaaaagaaagagataagaaaaaaaaaggaaaaaatgaaaaatatgaaaaaaatggaaaaaggaaaagaaagaaagaaaaaatttctctaatGTCAAAGATTTTTCGTCGGAGCACACacgatgtaatttttaataccatgcacacacatacatactcaCATATCATTGCGTCGCAAAAAATTTAGTACGACTGCTGTCGAAAACGGTCGATCTCATAAATCGATTTAGTTCCTTTTTTGTGGCAAAGGACAAAAAGAacacgtataatatttaaaaaagaaaataataataataaataaataaatgaatgaatgaatgcatgaacgaataaataaatacataaataaataaataggcGAAACTGAAGACTAGGAGATAATGATAATGCGAGGGATTGATGAcggatttaaaaataatataaaaataataataataataataatacaaaagaaaggaaggaagcgTGAAaggaaagcgagagagaataCTTGATGATATCGGGCGTGTAAGGTGATGAATGAATGACAGAGGGACGTGTGgaaaattgatagaaaaagtGAGGGcgtgggggagagagaaaaagaaaaaaaaagaatgaatgagagaggagtagaaaagaaaaaaaaagaaaatggaaaagagaaatttagcGTTCGCCTGAAGAGTAATAATTCTCTATTTCTGTCGTATTTGTtggtataattaaatttaagtttttaaacaattaataagtaaaaatattctatttcgtTTAAACATTTGACGACATTTTTCAcgtttgtttctatttttctttctttttatttcttttatcttttatcttttttcttttctctttattaaaattggtggaacattttgaaaatacacatacgcgcacacacacaaacacacaatGTCGTATGAAAAGCATGGCATTCCGTAGTCGAGCTAATTGAATGTTAttcttgtaataaaaaaaaaaagaaagagaaagagagagaggaaaaaaatgaagaccTTGCCGatgaacatttttcaaaataacatAAGCAAGTCATAATCTTTTCCTCACGcgactgtttctttttttcttttttcttttttagttcaCTTTTTATGACATTTCTTCATATTTCGTCAATTTCAcgaatttatgtatatagagaTATCAATGAGCTaactgttttattttctccttttgtttttttttatttcttcttttttttcttctttatttttttatcaaatttcaaatattataaacgatcGTATACGTGACACGCGCACgctgtatatttctttttttgttcattcttaacttttttcaaaaacagatagctcaatctctctctgtttttctacatctatctatatatgtatgtatatatatatacatatatatatatatatatatatatatatatatgtctaaaGGGACAAACTTTATGCGTCAGGTGCAGTTAGTTGGCAAATTatgaatattctattataaatcGACATATTTATGGCGTTTTAGGCTGACagagaaacgattaattacgagagaaaaagagaaagaaagaaagaaagaaagaaagaaagaaagaaagagagaaatagagaaagaaaaagaagaaacagaaagaccCCACGTAAATCTCAAgacttgaaaatataatttgttggTTATTTATCAGaattactaattaataatattattaataataaatcaacctttcgatttattttgaGTTTATCTCTTCCGTAGATATAACTTAGAGAATTAGTATATTGGGATCTAAAATGCATATTAAAGGATtgttataaatcaaatatatcaaTTCTCTCTGCCAATTCTTCATGCGGAAAGATTAACTaaggaaatgaataaatacaggatgacgacgacgacgacgcaacgacgacgacgacgacgacgacgatgataccGATGAATGGATTTCACTGTTTGTTATTTGATCGTTTCTAATTATTCATTTGAGGCTCGGACACTTAGACGATTACAAGCACATAATTTACATGCATAGTATTCGATGTTGgggaaaaattaaatgtaaaataattaaaatctatgttattataaatatatacttatatatatatatatatatacatgcatatatacatgcatacatatatatatatatatatgtatgcgcgcacgcgtgtatgtatgtatgtatgtatgtatgtatacatgtatgtatgtatacgagtagattgattaaataattcattaattaattttaataatagcgatatataaatgatataataataataataatattgtgctgttgtataaaaagaaaagaaaggaggaggatgacGAGAAAACGATTAATAGTGATAACTGTCTCTCACGAACGTAATCATTTTTCTAGTTTGCATGAAAATGATCACCGCTACCACTACAACCACCACAACTaccacaaccaccaccacAATCACCAATTCTCCTTAAACCTgcatcattttcattcttcttgaTGCACatgttaaatgaaaaaaagaaagaaagagaaaaaagtgtaatgattgtataaaaatgattaataaattaattcaatatgtatatacatatataagataatacacacacatataaagtATAAGTGAACTCTTTCGATTGTGTAATTTGTTTGCTCGTTGTGTTGTTTTGCCATACTCTATCGTAGATGATATTTCTCAATcgattcacttttttttattatttttttatttattttttttttgttgcatcTTATCgttgtattatattgttattattcgtCGTCTTGCGTCTCAAAATGATAAATGGATCGAAATTCCAAGCATTAAAATGAAGCGTGCCGCAGTTATATGCTGTCTCAAGTTAATAATATTCAGATCCTCATCTCCAACCGTTctgaaaacaaatattttctgttaACGTTCTCTCTCGTGATTTGAACtagtttttctatattaatcaAATGACTTTGAAATCGTCCACATTGTCAAAATTTGCTTCGCTcgcatacaatatatatgtatgtatgtatatagagtgTGTCGGATAAAATTGGAAttttaacgatagaaaaaaacatttttcacgaAGTCCACGTTTGagtcgaaaaaaatttatataatcgaactgaaaaatttcttctgaAGATTATATCTTTCAAATCATTTCAAAAATGACGAAggtcattgattttttttttaaacggaatttgattttctttccctcactttcttttgcttcgacaaaaattgtaaatcgaattcaaaagaaattcaaaatattataaatttattctgtTGAATAATTATCGTAAACAACAAAAGGTATCGTCTTCAGAATTTCATAAGAATCGAAAACCTATTTATGATACGCCGCTTATTAAAGACATTTATAATTGTTCTCGATCTTCCATCCTGTTAAGCAATGTCAATTTCTGCTTAATATGCAGAATACTGCAACATAAACGGATTtgtgagaaaacaaaaagaaaagaaaaagtcatcgctacaaattctatatatcttgtgaaaatatttcgatgcgTAACTTGTATTTAAATGTTctacaattaaaaagaaagaaataaaaaaatgcatGCTTGacaaataatatcgtaaataagTTTGTCGTATCGATAAACTTTGCAAGGCGATATTTTTGTGTTTTGTGTTTGCGGTTAtcgcaaaaataaataaaattcataatatcTCAAACTCGTCTTGTTCTGCTcaacaagatttttttctctttttctggtattctaagaaaaaaaatcaagttccatttaaaaatatttcaattaccttcatattttaaaaaaaaacatgactTTCGGataaaagttttctctctgtattaAGTTCCCTCCCCTCTCTTCGAATCAAACGTATCCTCTCTCAAAAGTTGTTCTTTTACAAAATGTAATCGAAATATTCACGTTTTCCAATTTTAAATGACTCACCCTGTACACGCACAGCgtctttcccttttattccAACTTCACTgactaaacaaaaaattcattccTTTTGTACATCATCCTCCAAATTCGGCGGTTTCGTTCTAGAGATTCATACAGATCATCTAATTAAAtctaacgaattaaaaaaatcgaattcgaAAATGAATTACAGGATAATCGTATGTTTGTCATGTAACGATTAGATTAGAATTATGTTGAAGTAATTCTACACAATCGTTTATTCATGAATAATGattagtaattataataatataataataataataataataataataataataataatatcatcaaTATCTATCTTTTGAAGATAAGTGAGATAATCCTCGATACATTTTAGAAACGTCTTTCTATATAACATCCTTAATTAGTCCGAAAAGTCATGCTAATgctcttaaaaatataaaataaaaaaaaaacacgttgaaagataaagagaaagaaaaagaaaaaaatctttgcaTCAATCGAGCCATACtgtctttctatttaatataagaGATTATTCCACAAAAGCACTTTTTAcatattagaaagagagaaaaatagaagaaattaatatatttataggcTTTCCACTTTTGCATTGAAAATCTGTCCACGAATGCTTTCGTAGCATGtagtaatgaataaataaagaaaaagaaagaataaaaagaagtacgtATCGTGAGATTGATGAATTTCAGAAACAAATGCATGaatggagaataaaaaaagttaataacaaGAGAAGGGTAAAAGAAAGGGAGgacattaaaagaaaacgaattacatagaaaagagaaaaaagaaaagtggaacAAATTCCCGGCATCAATCttccataataataataatattattaatattaataataatattattattattaatattaataataataataatattatcaataacaacaataataataaaaataaaaataataataataataataatctatacgCGTTACTTTCGTAAAAAGCACACATTATACGCAACGGATTAATCggaatgaaagaggaaaaaggatatatatatatatatatatatatatatatatatatcgaatatgaaaataatgaagttaACCTGCGTGTGTTCGTAGACGATTAATCcgcttctttcttattaatattatggtctaaaaaagaaatttgcacAAAACGTtatctatcatttttatctcgtgTAATCTTAATAAGTGAATACCGTATACTTAATATTAGACTATCTGTCTTGTTGGTCTTTCTGTAaataaatgatgataatgaagaTGGTAATAATTACAAgagtaataagaataatattaataataataataataataataataataataataatcataatcataatcataataataataatattaataataacaataacaataacaataacaataataataataataataataataataataataataaataatcatatagTAATGTAGTTATTaagattaacgataataagaacagtgatattatttttttgcgtTGTTATTGCATAAGTAtcattcaaaaaattttatggCATATATTGCATAACGtttcgtcgaaaaagaaataaaaaaaagaaaaacaagaaacagaagaagtagacgaataagaaaataactaacgaattttaaaaattttacaccTCTCGCTTTTAAGTATCGCGCGCGTCGATTTTTCTCACCGTgttgctttttctctcgacgacGATAGTTTTATATCCTTTAAAACATCTGCTGTTTCGCAGATGCGGATGATGCGTAATACGACGTCGGATtgcttgaaaagaaaaaaaaaagaaaagatgcgCGAAAATTTATCAGGACACCCTCTTCAGAAGTATATCCTCTTCTTTGGAACGCTTGAAAAAGGATTTTTCAAAGATGTCGCGGGCGCgtgaaaattatattccttCGAATATTCGCAAAGGTCTTTTTAACGAGTTAGtagattaaaaagagagatagagaaagagagcgagagcgagagcgagagagagagagcgagagcgagagagagagagagagagcgagagagagagagagagagagagagagagagtattagaaacaaaaagagagtcGATCGGAAAATATggttatttgtttgttttatcctttaatctagataaaaaatttctatgattTAATTATGTAACTCAATGAATCCTTGCTGTTGGTTCTTCCTTCTAGCGTTAGTAATAACAGAAGGAAAACGGGTTCAATTgtagtaacgaaaaaaaaggttataaatgaaaaaaaaatagagaaaaaaacaaacaaaaacaaaactaaaaacaaaaatgacattattattattatttttttctttttttgtttgtttctcaaTCCTTGAAATAATAACGCGTTTATTCTGCACGACATTGTGTATACCCCTTCCCCTTcgttgcttttttctcttcactcTTTGGATTGTGATGTGCTATAATATATCATGAAGTAAAGTAAACTAtaatgaacgaaaaagaggagataaacaagataaaaaaaggaatagaggaagaaagggggagagagagagagagagagagagggagagagagaggaagagaaagtgagagaatgaaagagataaaataggaggaaagagaaataagcaacgtttttcaaataatatttctaatatattataaaaaaaaaccctCGACGGTCGCTCTCTGTTTACAATGCATAATATCGTATTctagaggaggagaaggacgTCAAGGAggcgaaggaagaagaggatcaGGAGCAGCAGGTGGTGGACggcgagtaaaaagaaaagagagaaagaataagaaaaaaaaaagaaacgaaaaaaaaagcgaattTTTCGATGGATCTCTTCTCACGGCGGCAAAATGAGCTAGACGATGGCGATGATGtcgaagatgatgatgatgatgatgatgatgttgatgatgatgatgatgatgatgatgatgataatgatgataatgatgacgatgatgatgatgaggatgatgaaggtggtagtggtgatgatgatgatgataatgatgatgatgacaatgataatgatgaaaattatgataatgataacgatcgTGACGATCGTGATAACATGATgaatatcattgatatttgGCCGAGTACGGAGTGAGTCTTTAATGTTACTCGTGAATGTACGATATTAgggaaaaattgtttaatatacatagagacacgtaaaataataataataattaaaaaaatacaaaaaacaaaaaaacaaaaaagaatatttactacgcaatcgaaaataataataataataaagatacaacaacaacagcaaacaagaataactaaataaataaataaataaataaaaaatatgtaacaaaAAAGAGTAGTGCTAGTTACTaccatgaaaaaaaataaaaaaacattatatgGATACATGCAGACatacagatagaaagacacacacacacgcgcgcgcacgcacacgcacatgtACACACGCCTATGAGATATACGCGcgctaattaaaaataacaaaaaaaggaaaggaataattattgataaatatcgaCGATCGGAAAGGTAGAAGATGAGGGGGCGGGGAGGTTGACGGGTTAAagggagaggaggaaaaaggcgaaattgaagagagagaatgaatggGGCCGATTATTTTGGCTATAATTACGTGTTTGTGGAGAAGCGTGTCAAAGAACGTCTCTCAGCGTGTAAAAGTGGTAACAGTACGAGTAGatgattgtgtgtgtgtgcgtgtatgtgcgtgtgtgttcgagtgagcgcgcgcgtgcgtgcgtgtgtgtatgcgactgatagaaagagagaggaagaaagggaaaaaatgagagaaagggaaaaaatgagaaaagagtaCAGGGGGAAGGAGATATGTCTTCAGGGCAACGTTGTTTTGGCAGAAGCACGTGGTACGAGAGAAGCCTGaagaatgtacatacatatatatgtatgtattatataaatacaaaagtgcatatatatatatatatatatatatatatatatatgaatatatatatgtatgtataggtaATTCTATGATGATTACACTATGCGTAAATAAAAGTAGTAAACTCTTATTACGATTACTATGTTTACAATTATggcgattattataattaccgatgttctataaatataaataactataaataaaaaaaaaatacctacCGTTCGTTTCGCTCCGTTTAATTATCTGTTTTTAGTTTTACAATGATTATATAGTCGATATCATACTTGTAGCATATTGCTGAATGTGTTTAAGCGAGAATCGATCGCCTCCGTTAACGAAGGCtctatataatactattattattgtacattttttgtggtttatttaacaataaaatattaacaataatgttGACAAAGATGCTATTTACTTCAAACGTGTCGTTGCAAAAGCGTacgaatgataattattattaacaccCTCGTTTATGATGTAGATCAATAACGgttgcacacacacacgcatatagaCACATAGTTGAGATATTTTGTACCGATATTACctcgttcgaaaaaaagtaacaagaaaaaaaaacaaaatatcaaaTAGGTCggtaaattttcttaatttacacacacgcgcgcgcgcgcgcgcgcgccatCTTGTCGTATTTGAACGTATTATTAACATTGTAAAAAAACACACCTGTTTATTAGCTTTTCTATATGTTCACCATTGATAGGTACTTTTTCACAGTCCTTTCCCACAGTAAGACACAAATAGATTGTACGAAAAATTTAAGTGCCAGAGATGCTGTACCAGAACTATTTTCATGGTCATCAGCCAAGGAGTACCTTCCTTATCATCGCTCCGCTGACAACTTCCTCTTCGCTATCACGAGGTCCGATACATTTACTGCTACAGAGGTATTGAAGCAATGGCAAACGATACTTTCCACAAAAATCGACGAACTTAACGTGTTCGACACGATTGTTGAAAAATACACCTGTATTAAAAGAGCatagataatgaaatatatttggataaagaaaagattaggatagagagaaagagagagagagagagagagagagagagagagagagagagagagagagagagagagagagagagagagagaataacgtAATTGTATGTGTACTTGTATGTacgaaagagacggagagagatacatatacaagGTGAGTCGCCTAACATTACATCTAAAGTATCTTGGCTATTTtttgaaacaaagaaaacaaaatttttatgaaggTAATGAATCTTCGAGTCTTCGAGGTCAtgggatttttttttctaaattttcgatatatttttattaatctttgaaATCAAAcaatttcttccttcgtttattcttttcctttttttctttttttttttctttttctcctattataaaaaaaagcacCGGTATATGAAGATATTTCATGCATATTCTAATTAGATGAAATTACACATCtctgtataaatataacataatatgaTAGCATATGGCGAAAGAGCATATGTAATCTTTGTAATATGACAAACATCGAGAAAGAATACTCCCTGACCTTTACACTTGGGGTTGACACAACGGTGTCCACTGTTCAAATATTCCACGAGATTTCTAGGAATGTGTTCCTCGTCGTATTGcatatcgttcgttttaataaCTCGTGCGGCCAGTTCCAATAACGATGGGGGATTGTGCGTCATGTCCGATACGAATCTAACCACGAGAGGATTGTCTCTTAGAGAAAGCTGaaacatgagagagagagagagagagagagagagagaaagaatacacTTGTTTCAATctatatatacgcatgtacatacatatttatttatgtatacatatgtacatacgtacattagCTGTATATAAGGTATTTATTACTAAAGATAATAAACCATACGATAAGAACGCACGTTATAGTCCGAGCGACGttaattttaaagagagagagagagattgatagAGAATACAGAGTGTTccatttaaaacgaaaaacctgattatttctctcttggaTCGAGTAATATAACATAGgaaaaaatagtagaaaacaaaattgcATCGTTAGaaacgttatttcttttcgttcaagTATATGTCAAAGTCGATAGAAAGTTTCTTTCCaccaaatttcttttcttttcttttctttttttatcaattattataataatatgataacataaacgatatcgttctattaaatcaaaaagaaaaacgaacgaacgaaagaatgatCTTGGTATTTCTAGCTAATGAATCGGAAAACAAAAATCTCCATATAtcatcatatttctttttatgaatcTTATAACTTTATTCGTGcgtctaatatttttcttcctttttttttcatatgatCCAATCCAAAAGgtttttaattcgaaatagGACTTACtctgtacataaatataaattaaatttaaatgaaaccTCTGTCAAACATCTCAACGTAATAATTTCCGTTGGCAGTGTCTTCAATCTATTCTTGTGAAGTAAAAGCGATTTGAGATTCGTTAGATTCGCTATTGAACTCGGCAAGCTCTCCAGCATATTGTCGCACAGTATCAACGCTTgtaatgattttaattgaCCTAATGTTGAAGGAACTTCGGTCAATCTGTTACCTCCCATCGAAAGTACCTGcaatctgttaaaaaaaaaaaaaaagaaaaaaaaattactattttaACTTGGATCGAAGCATCCAATATACacgtatttactttattttcatttttattcttttttttttcttaattcgttgtttccttattaaaaaaaaaaataatgtaagaaGATACCGTTGCAACTTCCATAGATCCTTGTTGATCTCGGTAATATGATTACCACCGAGATAGAGATACTTGAGACCGTTTAGATCGAGTATTTGTTCAGGAAATTCTCGTAGTCTATTCCCACTTAAATTGAGCTCACGTAGACCCGGTAAATTCTCAAAGCTCTTTGGCAAggaatcgttcgaaatattattatgttttgcGATTAAACAGGTCAATGGACAATCACCAAGGAAATCCGGAAGTCGATTCAATCCGCAATTCGATATGTCCAAAGAATTCAAATTTGTGAATCGGATAATGCTCGGTGGAAGATCATTTATACGATTTTGATGGACCAAAATGGTGTCCACGTGTTCAGGACATTTTACCGTTACAAAATGTTCGTCCAATATATGTGAGTCTAACATCAGGTATGATAGATCCAATGTTCTTGTATTCGCATCGGAATCACTCGAATCCGACGTGTAATTCTCCAtggtctaaaaaaaaaagaaaaaaaaataacaatttctcCAATTATCGTTCCACAAAAGTATACGAAGAGAATTACATAAATCGACTTATTGCACGCCGAGCCGATaagcgatgaaaaaaaataatagagatacatataaagaaggagaaggagaagaagaagaagaacgttgATTTCTGATAAAGTCAAACGGGTAAATGAAAAGCAATATCGTCACAAATATTACATGCCTCGATCAGGCGCGTAGCTCGccacttttttctcctctttttgtggtaatatatatatatatatatatatatatatatatatatatacatatatatttaaaaaaaaga
Proteins encoded:
- the LOC122636726 gene encoding leucine-rich repeat-containing protein 58; its protein translation is MENYTSDSSDSDANTRTLDLSYLMLDSHILDEHFVTVKCPEHVDTILVHQNRINDLPPSIIRFTNLNSLDISNCGLNRLPDFLGDCPLTCLIAKHNNISNDSLPKSFENLPGLRELNLSGNRLREFPEQILDLNGLKYLYLGGNHITEINKDLWKLQRLQVLSMGGNRLTEVPSTLGQLKSLQALILCDNMLESLPSSIANLTNLKSLLLHKNRLKTLPTEIITLRCLTELSLRDNPLVVRFVSDMTHNPPSLLELAARVIKTNDMQYDEEHIPRNLVEYLNSGHRCVNPKCKGVFFNNRVEHVKFVDFCGKYRLPLLQYLCSSKCIGPRDSEEEVVSGAMIRKVLLG